A window of the Pseudomonas furukawaii genome harbors these coding sequences:
- a CDS encoding amidohydrolase family protein encodes MTHAYWLRNVRPFGGAAEDFLIRDGVLAERRPASAAPLAAGDVDGGGQLMTRPLVESHIHLDKTLWGQPWRPNSAGPALKDYIANERRVLREVEAPIAARAGALLENCIARGSLTLRCHVDIDPEFGLSHVEAMQALREGYRDLIHLELVAFPQTGLVSRPGTAELMRQALALGVENVGGLDPCGIDNDPIAQLDIVFGLAAEFDRGVDIHLHDKGELGLWQIARIADYTERFGRQGRVMISHAYCLGMAPWSQVEPLARRLAELGISLMSSAPADCAVPPFLALRAAGVNLCLGSDGIRDAWSPMGNGDMLERAMLLAFRFDLAKDDELAAAFDAASLHGSRALGRAGQTLAPGGAADFLLMEAQSLGEAVVARPPRRVYRAGRLIAEQGRLLESRL; translated from the coding sequence ATGACTCACGCCTACTGGCTGCGCAACGTCCGCCCCTTCGGCGGCGCGGCCGAAGACTTCCTCATCCGCGACGGCGTCTTAGCCGAGCGCCGTCCGGCCAGCGCCGCGCCCCTGGCCGCCGGTGATGTCGACGGCGGCGGCCAACTGATGACCCGGCCCCTGGTGGAAAGCCACATCCACCTCGACAAGACCCTCTGGGGCCAGCCCTGGCGCCCCAACAGCGCCGGGCCGGCGCTGAAGGACTACATCGCCAACGAGCGCCGCGTGCTGCGGGAAGTCGAGGCGCCCATCGCCGCCCGCGCCGGCGCCCTGCTGGAGAACTGCATCGCCCGGGGCTCGCTGACCCTGCGCTGCCATGTGGACATCGACCCCGAGTTCGGCCTGAGCCATGTGGAGGCCATGCAGGCCCTGCGCGAGGGCTACCGCGACCTGATCCACCTGGAGCTGGTGGCGTTCCCGCAGACCGGCCTGGTGAGCCGCCCGGGCACCGCGGAACTGATGCGCCAGGCCCTGGCGCTGGGCGTGGAGAACGTCGGCGGGCTGGACCCCTGCGGCATCGACAACGACCCCATCGCCCAGCTCGACATCGTCTTCGGCCTCGCCGCCGAGTTCGACCGGGGCGTGGACATCCACCTGCACGACAAGGGCGAACTGGGGCTCTGGCAGATCGCCCGCATCGCCGACTACACCGAACGCTTCGGCCGCCAGGGCCGGGTGATGATCAGCCACGCCTACTGCCTGGGCATGGCGCCCTGGAGCCAGGTGGAACCCCTGGCCCGGCGCCTGGCGGAGCTGGGCATCTCGCTGATGAGCTCGGCTCCCGCCGACTGCGCCGTGCCGCCCTTTCTCGCCCTGCGCGCGGCGGGCGTGAACCTCTGCCTCGGCTCCGACGGCATCCGCGATGCCTGGTCGCCCATGGGCAACGGCGACATGCTGGAGCGCGCCATGCTGCTGGCGTTCCGCTTCGACCTGGCCAAGGACGATGAACTGGCCGCCGCCTTCGACGCCGCCAGCCTGCACGGCAGCCGGGCCCTCGGCCGCGCCGGGCAGACGCTGGCCCCGGGCGGCGCGGCGGACTTCCTGCTGATGGAGGCCCAGAGCCTGGGCGAGGCCGTGGTGGCGAGGCCGCCCAGGCGGGTGTACCGCGCCGGACGCCTGATCGCCGAACAAGGACGCCTGCTGGAGAGCCGCCTGTGA
- a CDS encoding extracellular solute-binding protein yields MKLKALRHGVAGLALACLTATAQAEEPKELFFYNWTDYYPVELLAKFEKETGIKVTMDGYDSNETLLAKLQAGGANYDVIVPSHSIMRTLIEQGLLQEIDSPGLPNFAHVKPAFRNPDFDPGRKYSAPYLWGTTGFSYDSARVPGGTLDDSWKEFFEPRPELQGQLAALDTPSSLINAASHYLGVDECTENPQDAKRILELLQKQKPFLKMYSSDNTVDRMASGEVIMMQNWNGSTARATLQKSTIKYVYPREGIAMFQDNFAVPKGAPHPGNARVFIDWMMKPENAAAVTNAIAYANGIETDALLDRKWQVMDAINMPDAYAERLRPEKECSNQARELQDRIWSKLKG; encoded by the coding sequence ATGAAGTTGAAAGCACTGCGTCATGGGGTAGCCGGACTCGCCCTCGCCTGCCTCACCGCCACCGCCCAGGCGGAGGAGCCCAAGGAACTGTTCTTCTACAACTGGACCGACTACTACCCGGTGGAACTGCTGGCCAAGTTCGAGAAGGAAACCGGCATCAAGGTCACCATGGACGGCTACGACAGCAACGAGACCCTGCTGGCCAAGCTGCAGGCGGGCGGCGCCAACTACGACGTCATAGTGCCGTCCCACTCCATCATGCGAACCCTGATCGAACAGGGCCTGCTGCAGGAAATCGACAGCCCCGGCCTGCCCAACTTCGCCCATGTGAAGCCGGCCTTCCGCAACCCGGACTTCGACCCCGGCCGCAAGTACTCGGCGCCCTACCTCTGGGGCACCACCGGCTTCTCCTACGACAGCGCGCGGGTGCCGGGCGGCACGCTGGACGACTCCTGGAAGGAGTTCTTCGAGCCGCGTCCGGAACTCCAGGGCCAACTGGCCGCGCTGGACACCCCCAGCAGCCTGATCAACGCCGCCAGCCATTACCTGGGCGTGGACGAGTGCACGGAAAACCCCCAGGACGCCAAGCGCATCCTCGAGCTGCTGCAGAAGCAGAAGCCCTTCCTGAAGATGTACAGCTCCGACAACACCGTGGACCGCATGGCCTCGGGCGAAGTGATCATGATGCAGAACTGGAACGGCTCCACCGCCCGCGCGACCCTGCAGAAGAGCACCATCAAGTACGTCTACCCCCGCGAAGGCATCGCCATGTTCCAGGACAACTTCGCCGTGCCCAAGGGCGCCCCGCACCCGGGCAACGCCAGGGTCTTCATCGACTGGATGATGAAGCCGGAGAACGCCGCCGCCGTGACCAACGCCATCGCCTACGCCAACGGCATCGAGACCGACGCGCTGCTGGACAGGAAATGGCAGGTGATGGACGCCATCAACATGCCCGACGCCTACGCCGAACGCCTGCGCCCCGAGAAGGAGTGCAGCAACCAGGCCCGCGAGCTGCAGGACCGCATCTGGTCGAAGCTCAAGGGCTGA
- a CDS encoding ABC transporter permease: MIANHLKKLPLTRETSLLVLAYLYLPILVLIAYSFNANRTATVWTEFSFAWYGRILANPSIQAAALNSVIVASIATVCATAIALLAALATYRPFYGQKLVEGGINLPLILPEIVTAVATLLLFMALGIKLGLLTVIIAHIGFCIPFAYLPIRARLNDMDKSLLEAAGDLYANPFHTFRRVTLPLLFPAVLSGAVLAFVVSLDDFIMTFFVAGPGSTTLPVYIFSAIKAGVTPEINAISTLMLVISIVLVVFSFWLGQRGKPTA, translated from the coding sequence ATGATCGCCAACCACCTGAAGAAATTGCCGCTGACCCGCGAAACCAGCCTGCTGGTGCTGGCCTACCTGTACCTGCCGATCCTAGTGCTGATCGCCTACAGCTTCAACGCCAACCGCACCGCCACGGTGTGGACCGAGTTCTCCTTCGCCTGGTACGGGCGCATCCTCGCCAACCCGTCGATCCAGGCGGCGGCGCTGAACTCGGTGATAGTCGCCTCCATCGCCACCGTCTGCGCCACCGCCATCGCACTGCTGGCGGCGCTGGCCACCTACCGGCCCTTCTACGGGCAGAAGCTGGTGGAAGGCGGCATCAACCTGCCGCTGATCCTGCCGGAGATCGTCACCGCGGTGGCCACCCTGCTGCTGTTCATGGCGCTGGGCATCAAGCTCGGCCTGCTGACGGTGATCATCGCCCACATCGGCTTCTGCATCCCCTTCGCCTACCTGCCGATCCGCGCACGCCTGAACGACATGGACAAGAGCCTGCTGGAAGCGGCGGGCGACCTCTACGCCAACCCCTTCCACACCTTCCGCCGGGTCACCCTGCCGCTGCTGTTCCCGGCGGTCCTGTCCGGCGCGGTGCTGGCGTTCGTGGTCAGCCTGGACGACTTCATCATGACCTTCTTCGTCGCCGGCCCCGGTTCCACCACCCTGCCGGTGTACATCTTCTCGGCCATCAAGGCCGGGGTCACCCCGGAGATCAACGCCATCTCCACCCTGATGCTGGTGATCTCCATCGTCCTGGTGGTGTTCTCCTTCTGGCTCGGCCAGCGGGGCAAACCCACCGCCTGA
- a CDS encoding ABC transporter permease — protein sequence MSVSATSPSLNRLLLLSPVLLTLLCLIAIPLGIMGYISLLPRNLYGGVDWSAGWHLESYVRLFFQEDFDGNLEVNWVYAQALLRSVLQAGGTTLLCFLLGFPVALWMTSLSERSRNIMVLLITIPFWTNLLIRNYAWLIILREQGWLAQSLNALFPQAGGITLLYNDFAVVVGLVYSFLPFMILPIYSTLEKLDWRLVEAAYDLGANRWKALRRVILPLSMPGVVAGALLVFVPSLGAFITPAILGGGKTLMIGNLIQQQFGTARNWPLGSSLSFLLLGLMLLALVLYALYARKAAKAIRQGAR from the coding sequence ATGAGCGTCAGCGCTACGTCCCCCAGCCTCAACCGGCTGTTGCTGCTGTCGCCGGTGCTGCTCACCCTGCTCTGCCTGATCGCCATTCCCCTGGGGATCATGGGCTACATCAGCCTGCTGCCGCGCAACCTCTACGGCGGCGTCGACTGGAGCGCGGGCTGGCACCTGGAAAGCTACGTGCGGCTGTTCTTCCAGGAGGATTTCGACGGCAACCTGGAGGTCAACTGGGTCTATGCCCAGGCGCTGCTGCGCTCGGTGCTGCAGGCCGGCGGAACCACACTGCTGTGCTTCCTGCTGGGCTTCCCGGTGGCGCTGTGGATGACCAGCCTCAGCGAGCGCTCGCGCAACATCATGGTGCTGCTGATCACCATCCCCTTCTGGACCAACCTGCTGATCCGCAACTACGCCTGGCTGATCATCCTGCGCGAGCAGGGCTGGCTGGCCCAGAGCCTCAACGCGCTGTTCCCCCAGGCCGGCGGCATCACCCTGCTCTACAACGACTTCGCCGTGGTGGTGGGGCTGGTCTACAGCTTCCTGCCGTTCATGATCCTGCCGATCTACTCCACCCTGGAGAAACTCGACTGGCGCCTGGTGGAAGCCGCCTACGACCTCGGCGCCAACCGCTGGAAGGCCCTGCGCCGGGTGATCCTGCCGCTGTCCATGCCGGGCGTGGTGGCCGGCGCGCTGCTGGTGTTCGTGCCGAGCCTGGGCGCCTTCATCACCCCCGCCATCCTCGGCGGCGGCAAGACGCTGATGATCGGCAACCTGATCCAGCAGCAGTTCGGCACCGCCCGCAACTGGCCGCTGGGCAGCTCGCTGTCCTTCCTGCTGCTGGGGCTGATGCTGCTGGCCCTGGTGCTCTACGCCCTCTACGCCCGGAAAGCCGCCAAGGCCATTCGCCAGGGAGCCCGCTGA
- a CDS encoding ABC transporter ATP-binding protein: MKHASSIEVQRVSKRYTDDPEVAPALDEVSVSIRSNEFFTLLGPSGCGKTTLLRSIAGFEQVSAGSIHIGGQRVDELPPYKRRVNTVFQSYALFPHMSVAENIAFGLEMQGLARGEIPARVKEMLALVQMEHLARRRPAELSGGQQQRVALARALAPRPDVLLLDEPLSALDLKLRKEMQVELKRVQQEAGITFIFVTHDQEEALTLSDRIAVMASGRILQIGSPSEIYERPKHPFVAHFIGDINFLPGQIRQCPQNGRLFRPDGIPVDIPCAHDGDAPSGRAQLAFRPERSKLVEPGEPHHLRGVIEAVLYVGTATLYQCRLANDLKVMLRESNEGAVSARTPGSSVAVQLPPHACLLMEA; this comes from the coding sequence ATGAAGCACGCATCATCCATCGAGGTGCAACGCGTCAGCAAGCGCTACACCGACGACCCCGAGGTGGCCCCGGCGCTGGATGAGGTTTCGGTGAGCATCCGTTCCAACGAGTTCTTCACCCTGCTCGGCCCCTCGGGCTGTGGCAAGACCACGTTGCTCAGGTCCATCGCCGGCTTCGAGCAGGTCAGCGCGGGCAGCATCCATATCGGCGGCCAGCGGGTGGACGAGCTGCCGCCCTACAAGCGCCGGGTCAACACCGTGTTCCAGAGCTACGCCCTGTTCCCCCACATGTCGGTGGCGGAGAACATCGCCTTCGGCCTGGAGATGCAGGGCCTCGCACGCGGCGAGATCCCCGCGCGGGTGAAGGAGATGCTGGCCCTGGTGCAGATGGAGCACCTGGCGCGCCGGCGTCCGGCGGAACTCTCCGGCGGCCAGCAACAGCGTGTGGCGCTGGCCCGCGCCCTGGCGCCGCGCCCGGACGTGCTGCTGCTGGACGAGCCGCTGTCGGCCCTGGACCTGAAGCTGCGCAAGGAAATGCAGGTGGAGCTCAAGCGCGTGCAGCAGGAGGCGGGTATCACCTTCATCTTCGTCACCCACGATCAGGAAGAGGCGCTGACCCTGTCGGACCGCATCGCCGTGATGGCCAGCGGCAGGATCCTGCAGATCGGCAGCCCCAGCGAGATCTACGAGCGCCCGAAGCACCCCTTCGTCGCTCACTTCATCGGCGACATCAACTTCCTCCCCGGCCAGATCCGCCAGTGCCCGCAGAACGGTCGGCTGTTCCGCCCCGACGGCATCCCGGTGGACATTCCCTGCGCCCACGACGGCGACGCCCCCAGCGGCCGCGCCCAGCTGGCCTTCCGCCCGGAACGCTCGAAGCTGGTGGAGCCCGGCGAACCCCACCACCTGCGCGGCGTGATCGAGGCGGTGCTCTACGTCGGCACCGCCACGCTCTACCAGTGCCGACTGGCCAACGACCTGAAGGTGATGCTGCGGGAAAGCAATGAGGGCGCGGTCAGCGCCCGCACCCCGGGCTCGTCCGTGGCGGTGCAGCTGCCGCCCCACGCCTGCCTGCTGATGGAGGCCTGA
- a CDS encoding GntR family transcriptional regulator — protein sequence MSDKKLETTVDRVYQGVYQAISKRSLRPGMKLGEAALAELFNVSRTSVRAALKQLEADGLVSSETNKGCWVSLPSDEEIRSLFETRRLIEIGIVTELCRRRDSAAMRDLRDHLLLEEAARREHDHERLIHLLGEFHIKLAMALHNPVLLDWFRKLISRASLYAAALDDERHDACRDDEHLRLIEFIEAGNQNAAIELTCFHLAAIETAILESAGKLKAGYHPLKHLIET from the coding sequence ATGAGCGACAAGAAGCTGGAAACCACGGTGGACCGGGTCTATCAGGGGGTGTACCAGGCCATCAGCAAGCGCTCCCTGAGGCCTGGTATGAAGCTGGGAGAGGCCGCCCTGGCCGAGCTGTTCAACGTCAGCCGCACCTCGGTGCGGGCGGCGCTAAAGCAACTGGAGGCCGACGGCCTGGTGAGCTCCGAGACGAACAAGGGCTGCTGGGTCTCGCTGCCCAGCGACGAGGAAATCCGCTCGCTGTTCGAGACCCGCCGGCTGATCGAGATCGGCATCGTCACCGAGCTCTGCCGCCGCCGCGACAGCGCCGCCATGCGCGACCTGCGCGACCACCTGCTGCTGGAAGAAGCGGCGCGCCGCGAGCACGACCACGAGCGGCTGATCCACCTGCTGGGGGAGTTCCACATCAAGCTGGCCATGGCCCTGCACAACCCGGTGCTGCTGGACTGGTTCCGCAAGCTCATCTCCCGCGCCTCGCTCTATGCCGCCGCCCTCGACGACGAACGCCACGACGCCTGCCGCGACGACGAGCACCTGCGGCTGATCGAATTCATCGAGGCCGGCAACCAGAATGCGGCCATCGAACTGACCTGCTTCCACCTCGCCGCCATCGAGACCGCCATCCTCGAATCCGCCGGCAAGTTGAAGGCGGGCTATCACCCGCTCAAGCACCTGATCGAGACCTGA
- a CDS encoding aspartate/glutamate racemase family protein, whose product MKIQLINPNTSTAMTAALTASAQHLLRPGNQLLAVTNAAGPASIEGHYDEALSVPGLLQAIRDGEREGVEGHVIACFGDPGLLAAREIARYPVIGIAEAAMHLATWVATGFSIVTTLGRTKVIARHLVERYGFHAQCRGIHAVEIPVLALDQDPDGLRRLMRSACREALERDESGAIVLGCAGMSHLAQTLQADLGVPVIDGVGAALKLVETLGELRLSTSKRGDLDFPLPKSYAGFLRGFAVGA is encoded by the coding sequence ATGAAGATCCAGCTCATCAACCCCAACACCAGCACCGCCATGACCGCCGCCCTGACCGCCTCCGCGCAGCACCTGCTGCGGCCCGGCAACCAGTTGCTGGCGGTGACCAATGCGGCCGGGCCCGCCTCCATCGAGGGGCATTACGACGAGGCCCTGAGCGTGCCCGGCCTGCTCCAGGCCATTCGCGACGGTGAGCGTGAGGGGGTGGAAGGGCATGTGATCGCCTGCTTCGGCGACCCCGGCCTGCTGGCCGCGCGGGAGATCGCCCGCTACCCGGTGATCGGCATCGCCGAAGCCGCCATGCACCTGGCCACCTGGGTGGCTACCGGCTTCAGCATCGTCACCACCCTGGGCCGCACTAAGGTGATCGCCCGGCATCTGGTGGAGCGCTACGGCTTCCACGCCCAGTGCCGGGGCATCCACGCCGTGGAGATTCCCGTGCTGGCCCTGGACCAGGACCCGGACGGCCTGCGCCGGTTGATGCGCAGCGCCTGCCGCGAGGCCCTGGAACGGGACGAATCCGGCGCCATCGTCCTGGGCTGCGCCGGCATGAGCCACCTCGCCCAGACCCTGCAGGCCGACCTGGGTGTGCCGGTGATCGACGGCGTGGGCGCCGCCCTGAAATTGGTGGAAACCCTGGGCGAACTGCGCCTGTCCACCAGCAAGCGCGGCGACCTCGACTTCCCCTTGCCCAAGTCCTACGCCGGCTTCCTGCGGGGCTTCGCCGTGGGTGCCTGA
- a CDS encoding BRO-N domain-containing protein: MSHDYFVPSVFHRHHRALRALLIDDQVWVVAHDLGPLTNRRFDRHLARKLDPDQWRHARIENHQGEVETQLLISESAVCELLKVNFYHPENRSLRQWFTGEVVPALRSAANPSLPRQRRFTWQGKEFNLMEWQGREWVRMKDVAELLEGQHPDTTTL, translated from the coding sequence ATGTCCCACGATTATTTCGTCCCCAGTGTGTTTCACCGTCACCACCGCGCGCTGCGCGCCCTGCTGATCGACGATCAGGTCTGGGTGGTGGCCCACGACCTGGGCCCACTGACCAACCGCCGATTCGATAGGCACCTGGCACGCAAGCTGGACCCGGACCAGTGGCGCCACGCACGCATCGAGAATCACCAGGGCGAGGTGGAAACCCAGCTGCTCATCAGCGAAAGCGCGGTGTGCGAGCTGCTCAAGGTGAACTTCTACCACCCGGAAAATCGCAGCCTGCGCCAGTGGTTCACCGGCGAAGTGGTGCCCGCCCTGCGCTCGGCCGCCAACCCCAGCCTGCCCCGGCAACGTCGTTTCACCTGGCAGGGCAAGGAGTTCAACCTGATGGAATGGCAGGGCCGCGAGTGGGTGCGGATGAAGGATGTGGCGGAGCTGCTGGAAGGGCAGCATCCCGACACCACAACGCTGTAG
- a CDS encoding DUF1543 domain-containing protein, whose translation MLYVVMLGGRHPRAKIEVHDVAFALADSLEATYPQLREGWFGSPEGLHLDSWMAVDGVDGYKLHFTSLAPAPGDPRLYFINLGGYETGIFGEAHSYLLVVARDKAEAKAKGKHRLAALHWDKPHTDNLHDVDDCIPVDLVSGRYVQLVPGEHRGIRSGNDYVVLG comes from the coding sequence ATGCTGTACGTAGTGATGCTGGGCGGCCGCCATCCCCGCGCGAAGATCGAAGTGCACGACGTGGCGTTCGCCCTCGCCGACAGCCTGGAAGCCACCTATCCGCAACTCCGGGAAGGCTGGTTCGGCAGCCCCGAGGGCCTGCACCTGGACTCCTGGATGGCCGTCGACGGCGTGGACGGCTACAAGCTGCACTTCACCTCCCTCGCCCCCGCCCCGGGCGACCCGCGCCTCTACTTCATCAACCTCGGCGGCTACGAAACCGGCATCTTCGGCGAGGCCCACAGCTACCTCCTGGTCGTCGCCCGCGACAAGGCCGAAGCCAAGGCCAAGGGCAAACACCGCCTCGCCGCCCTGCACTGGGACAAACCCCACACCGACAACCTCCACGATGTGGACGACTGCATCCCGGTCGACCTCGTCTCCGGCCGCTACGTGCAACTGGTGCCGGGGGAGCATCGGGGGATCCGGTCGGGGAATGATTATGTGGTGCTGGGGTGA